A single window of Usitatibacter rugosus DNA harbors:
- a CDS encoding ATP-binding protein, whose product MSADWDRLATKLEALVDRLEGILPPKLGAPDWKAATAFRWRKRNGRGFLAAVQHPHAIAFADLKDIDDQKQRLRENTAQFVAGRPANNVLLTGARGTGKSSLVKAALNEFAKKGLRLIEVDKSDLVDLSDIVDLVVGRKERFIVFCDDLSFEASDPGYKSLKVALDGSIAGSADNLLIYATSNRRHLMPEYMQENLDAKHIDGEIHPGETTEEKISLSERFGLQLSFYPFDQEQYLDIASHWVEAYGGRMNDEVRRAALLWALERGSRSGRVASQFARDYAGRKKR is encoded by the coding sequence ATGAGCGCCGACTGGGATCGTCTCGCCACGAAGCTCGAAGCGCTGGTCGACCGCCTCGAGGGCATCCTTCCGCCGAAGCTCGGTGCACCCGACTGGAAGGCGGCGACCGCCTTCCGCTGGCGCAAGCGTAACGGCCGGGGATTCCTCGCCGCCGTGCAGCATCCGCACGCCATCGCGTTCGCGGACCTCAAGGACATCGACGACCAGAAGCAGCGCCTGCGCGAGAACACCGCGCAGTTCGTGGCCGGCCGCCCCGCCAACAACGTGCTGCTCACCGGCGCGCGCGGCACGGGCAAGAGCTCGCTCGTGAAGGCGGCGCTGAACGAGTTCGCGAAGAAAGGCCTGCGGCTGATCGAGGTGGACAAGTCCGACCTCGTGGATCTCTCCGACATCGTGGACCTCGTGGTGGGGCGGAAGGAGCGCTTCATCGTGTTCTGCGACGACCTCTCCTTCGAGGCGAGCGATCCGGGCTACAAGTCGCTCAAGGTCGCGCTGGACGGCTCCATCGCCGGCTCCGCGGACAACCTGCTCATCTACGCGACGTCGAACCGCCGCCACCTCATGCCCGAGTACATGCAGGAGAACCTCGACGCGAAGCACATCGACGGCGAGATCCACCCGGGTGAAACGACGGAAGAGAAGATCTCGCTCTCGGAGCGCTTCGGCCTGCAGCTTTCCTTCTATCCGTTCGACCAGGAGCAGTACCTCGACATCGCGTCGCACTGGGTCGAGGCGTACGGCGGCCGCATGAACGACGAGGTTCGCCGCGCCGCGCTGCTCTGGGCGCTGGAGCGGGGCTCGCGCAGCGGCCGCGTGGCCTCGCAGTTCGCGCGCGACTACGCCGGACGGAAGAAGCGTTGA
- a CDS encoding Nudix family hydrolase yields MTKVTEVAAAVIERADGEFLLACRPEGKPYPGYWEFPGGKIEPGESPRHALDRELEEELGIRVREATPWITRRYVYTHATVRLHFFRVTAWDGEPKPLEDQGIAWQRPGHTSVTPMLPANAPVLAALALPPVMVVSDAEAMGIDPWVSKLIERALDEPLLVQVREKTMGRQPLQHLLSRVLARAGSLGARVVVNSDSGALPQSTGVHLTAKALMAATERPAGELVGASAHDAAEMDQAEKIGVDYAVVGPVKATASHPGATPLGWERFEAMVRERPMPCYAIGGLTRADLAEAKRRGAHGVALRGAAFE; encoded by the coding sequence TTGACGAAGGTCACGGAGGTCGCCGCCGCGGTGATCGAACGGGCCGACGGCGAATTCCTCCTCGCCTGCCGTCCCGAGGGCAAGCCCTATCCCGGCTACTGGGAATTTCCCGGCGGAAAGATCGAGCCCGGCGAGTCTCCGCGCCACGCGCTCGATCGTGAGCTGGAGGAGGAGCTCGGGATCCGCGTTCGCGAGGCCACGCCGTGGATCACGCGCCGCTATGTCTACACGCATGCGACCGTGCGCCTGCATTTCTTCCGCGTCACGGCCTGGGACGGCGAGCCCAAGCCGCTCGAGGACCAGGGCATCGCATGGCAGCGGCCGGGCCACACCAGCGTCACGCCGATGCTGCCCGCGAACGCACCGGTGCTCGCCGCGCTCGCCCTGCCGCCCGTGATGGTGGTCTCCGATGCCGAGGCGATGGGCATCGACCCGTGGGTCTCGAAGCTGATCGAGCGCGCGCTGGACGAGCCGCTCCTCGTGCAGGTGCGCGAGAAGACCATGGGCCGCCAACCCTTGCAGCACTTGCTCTCGCGCGTGCTCGCGCGCGCCGGTTCGCTCGGCGCCCGCGTGGTGGTGAACAGCGACAGCGGCGCGCTGCCGCAATCCACCGGCGTGCACCTCACCGCGAAGGCGTTGATGGCGGCGACCGAGCGTCCCGCAGGTGAGCTGGTCGGCGCTTCGGCGCACGACGCCGCGGAGATGGATCAAGCGGAGAAGATCGGCGTCGACTACGCCGTCGTGGGTCCGGTGAAGGCCACGGCCTCGCATCCAGGCGCCACGCCCCTTGGATGGGAACGCTTCGAGGCGATGGTCCGCGAGCGTCCCATGCCGTGCTATGCGATCGGCGGCCTCACCCGCGCGGATCTCGCCGAAGCGAAGCGGCGCGGAGCGCACGGCGTCGCCTTGCGGGGCGCGGCCTTCGAGTGA
- a CDS encoding amidohydrolase family protein — MTRTWALLALLASLDAAAQAPAPKETFVALEGPLLALTHLEVFDGTGGPVIRDATIVIRDGRIQAIGAGAAVKVPADAKVVDLAGHSVSPGFVMLHEHMFYPVAPGSYGALYESFPKLYLAGGATTVRTGGSMSPYADINIAHEIAEGKRPGPDMDVTAPFLDGPSPFLQDFRIRNPEQAREMVRYWASAGATSYKGYMGLNRAQLGAIVDEAHKGKRKVTAHLCAVTYREAADLGIDNLEHGFLASTDFVADKKIDECPNPLAARGSFDTLAVDDPKMKALQRHLIERKVALTSTLTVFETFASGRPIAPPEALDLLVPQLRESYVARWSQIQAMKDNVWTRILPKEMAWEKQFVEAGGLLVAGTDPTGYGGVIPGYSNVRQVELLEEAGFPRAQALRISTLNGAIYLGRDKDVGSLAEGKRADLVLYKGSLSSDPLALRQIVWTMKAGTAYESKKLLASLKGKVGFQ, encoded by the coding sequence ATGACAAGAACCTGGGCGCTGCTCGCCTTGCTGGCATCCCTCGACGCGGCGGCGCAGGCACCCGCGCCGAAGGAGACGTTCGTCGCGCTCGAAGGGCCGCTGCTGGCCCTCACGCACCTGGAAGTGTTCGACGGAACGGGCGGGCCGGTGATTCGCGATGCGACGATCGTCATTCGCGACGGCCGCATCCAGGCGATCGGCGCGGGCGCGGCCGTGAAGGTCCCCGCCGATGCGAAGGTGGTCGATCTCGCGGGCCACTCGGTGAGCCCGGGCTTCGTGATGCTCCACGAGCACATGTTCTATCCCGTCGCGCCCGGATCGTATGGCGCGCTCTACGAGTCCTTTCCCAAGCTCTACCTCGCGGGCGGCGCGACCACGGTACGCACCGGCGGCAGCATGAGCCCGTACGCCGACATCAACATCGCGCACGAGATCGCCGAGGGCAAGCGGCCGGGTCCCGACATGGACGTGACGGCGCCCTTCCTCGACGGGCCTTCGCCTTTCCTCCAGGACTTCCGCATCCGCAATCCCGAGCAGGCACGCGAGATGGTGCGCTACTGGGCTTCGGCCGGCGCCACGTCTTACAAGGGCTACATGGGCCTGAACCGCGCGCAGCTGGGCGCGATCGTCGACGAAGCGCACAAGGGCAAGCGCAAGGTGACCGCGCACCTGTGCGCAGTGACCTATCGCGAAGCCGCCGACCTCGGCATCGACAACCTCGAGCACGGGTTCCTCGCGTCCACCGACTTCGTCGCGGACAAGAAGATCGACGAGTGTCCCAACCCGCTCGCCGCGCGCGGCTCCTTCGACACGCTGGCGGTGGACGATCCGAAGATGAAGGCGCTGCAGCGCCACCTGATCGAGCGCAAGGTCGCGCTCACTTCGACGCTCACCGTGTTCGAGACCTTTGCGTCGGGACGGCCGATCGCGCCGCCGGAGGCGCTCGACCTCCTGGTGCCGCAGCTTCGCGAATCGTACGTCGCGCGCTGGAGCCAGATCCAGGCGATGAAGGACAACGTCTGGACGCGCATCCTGCCCAAGGAGATGGCGTGGGAGAAGCAGTTCGTCGAAGCGGGCGGGCTCCTCGTCGCGGGGACCGATCCCACCGGCTACGGCGGCGTGATCCCGGGCTATTCGAACGTGCGCCAGGTGGAGCTGCTCGAAGAAGCGGGCTTCCCGCGGGCGCAGGCGCTGCGCATCTCCACGCTGAACGGCGCGATCTATCTCGGCCGCGACAAGGACGTGGGCAGCCTCGCCGAAGGCAAGAGAGCCGACCTCGTGCTCTACAAGGGCAGTCTCTCCTCCGACCCGCTCGCGCTGCGGCAGATCGTGTGGACGATGAAGGCGGGCACGGCCTACGAATCGAAGAAGCTGCTGGCGAGCCTGAAGGGCAAGGTCGGCTTCCAATGA
- a CDS encoding TRAP transporter substrate-binding protein yields the protein MALNRRDFMAGAGIISAAAATQAVAQAPALPSVRWRCTSSFPKSLDTIYGGAETLSKRVSAITGGKFQIQVFSAGEIVPAFGAADAVQNGTVECCHTASYYFVGKNKTFAFDTTLPFGLNQRQQNAWIYYGGGLALVRDFFKEYGFVSFPGGNTGVQMGGWWKKEVKTVADLKGIKFRIAGLGGEVLSRLGVVPQQIAGGDIFPSLERGVIDGAEWVGPYDDEKLGFYKVAPHYYYPGWWESNSMYSFYVAQKEWDKLPKEYQAAFEAAAAEANIDMMAEYDFKNPAALRSLITKGVKLHAFSNDIMKAAQDAAFDLYEEESAKNASFKKIYEPWKKFRDEIYLWHRVAEQTYSTFVQTNAPKKK from the coding sequence ATGGCATTGAACCGTCGCGACTTCATGGCCGGCGCCGGGATCATCTCGGCCGCCGCCGCCACCCAGGCCGTCGCGCAGGCGCCGGCGCTGCCGAGCGTGCGCTGGCGCTGCACGTCGAGCTTCCCCAAGAGCCTGGACACGATCTACGGCGGAGCCGAGACGCTCTCCAAGCGCGTCTCGGCGATCACCGGCGGCAAGTTCCAGATCCAGGTGTTCTCGGCCGGCGAGATCGTGCCCGCCTTCGGCGCGGCCGACGCGGTGCAGAACGGCACGGTCGAGTGCTGCCACACGGCGAGCTACTATTTCGTCGGCAAGAACAAGACGTTCGCGTTCGACACGACGCTGCCGTTCGGTTTGAACCAGCGCCAGCAGAACGCGTGGATCTACTACGGCGGCGGCCTGGCGCTCGTGCGCGACTTCTTCAAGGAATACGGCTTCGTCTCCTTCCCCGGCGGCAACACCGGCGTGCAGATGGGCGGCTGGTGGAAGAAGGAAGTGAAGACGGTCGCGGACCTGAAGGGCATCAAGTTCCGCATCGCCGGCCTTGGCGGCGAGGTGCTCTCGCGCCTGGGCGTGGTGCCGCAGCAGATCGCCGGCGGCGACATCTTCCCGTCGCTGGAGCGCGGCGTGATCGACGGGGCGGAATGGGTCGGCCCGTACGACGACGAGAAGCTCGGCTTCTACAAGGTCGCCCCGCACTACTACTACCCGGGCTGGTGGGAATCCAACTCGATGTATTCGTTCTACGTGGCGCAGAAGGAGTGGGACAAGCTGCCCAAGGAGTACCAGGCCGCGTTCGAGGCGGCGGCGGCCGAAGCGAACATCGACATGATGGCCGAGTACGACTTCAAGAACCCGGCGGCGCTGCGCTCGCTCATCACCAAGGGCGTGAAGCTCCACGCGTTCTCCAACGACATCATGAAGGCGGCCCAGGACGCGGCGTTCGACCTCTACGAGGAAGAGTCGGCGAAGAATGCGTCGTTCAAGAAGATCTACGAGCCGTGGAAGAAATTCCGCGACGAGATCTACCTGTGGCACCGCGTGGCCGAGCAGACGTATTCGACGTTCGTGCAGACGAACGCGCCGAAGAAGAAGTAG
- the cynS gene encoding cyanase: MNREDVTDLIYSVKVQKGIKWADVAKKVGQSKEWVTAACLGQMTLTKDQAQKVGKIFSLPKEAVNLLQVVPYKGSLPTAVPTDPLIYRWYEIVNVYGTTIKELIHEEFGDGIMSAIDFKMDIVREADPKGDRVLVTLNGKFLPYKTY, encoded by the coding sequence ATGAATCGCGAAGACGTGACCGACCTCATCTACTCGGTGAAGGTGCAGAAGGGCATCAAGTGGGCCGACGTGGCGAAGAAGGTCGGCCAGTCGAAGGAATGGGTCACCGCCGCCTGCCTCGGCCAGATGACCCTCACGAAGGACCAGGCCCAGAAGGTGGGCAAGATCTTCAGCTTGCCGAAGGAAGCCGTGAACCTGCTGCAGGTGGTCCCGTACAAGGGATCGCTGCCCACCGCGGTTCCCACGGATCCGCTCATCTACCGCTGGTATGAAATCGTCAACGTCTATGGGACTACCATCAAGGAGCTGATCCACGAAGAATTCGGCGACGGGATCATGAGCGCGATCGATTTCAAGATGGACATCGTGCGCGAGGCCGATCCGAAGGGCGACCGGGTCCTCGTCACGCTGAATGGAAAGTTCCTGCCGTACAAAACCTACTAG
- a CDS encoding ABC transporter ATP-binding protein — protein sequence MSTGLPPFLQVRGLARRFAEGAKPVFANVSFSLERGEFVCVIGHSGCGKTTILNILAGLDTATLGEVTMDGREVAGPSLDRGVVFQGHALMPWLSVRGNIAFGVRSRWPDWSRDKVNAHCQKYIDLVHLTGNETKKPSELSGGMKQRVGIARAFAIQPKMLLLDEPFGALDALTRGAIQEELVRICAETHQTVFMITHDVDEAILLADKILLMTNGPEARIAEVVVNTLPRERTRNDIHHHPHYYRIRNHLVDFLVHRSKLLQEGRAEEAANEDLPRVVRPGLEDGTVLGAGVTPLKQVR from the coding sequence ATGAGCACGGGCCTGCCTCCCTTCCTGCAGGTGCGCGGGCTCGCGCGGCGCTTCGCCGAGGGCGCGAAGCCGGTGTTCGCGAACGTGAGCTTCTCGCTCGAGCGCGGCGAGTTCGTCTGCGTGATCGGCCACTCGGGCTGCGGCAAGACGACCATCCTCAACATCCTCGCGGGCCTGGATACGGCAACACTGGGCGAGGTGACCATGGACGGCCGCGAGGTCGCCGGCCCGAGCCTCGACCGCGGCGTCGTCTTCCAGGGCCATGCATTGATGCCGTGGCTTTCGGTGCGCGGCAACATCGCCTTCGGAGTGCGCTCGCGCTGGCCCGACTGGTCGCGCGACAAGGTGAACGCGCACTGCCAGAAGTACATCGACCTCGTGCACCTCACCGGCAACGAGACGAAGAAGCCTTCGGAGCTCTCCGGCGGCATGAAGCAGCGCGTGGGCATCGCGAGGGCCTTCGCCATCCAGCCCAAGATGCTGCTGCTGGACGAGCCCTTCGGAGCGCTCGATGCGCTCACGCGAGGCGCGATCCAGGAGGAGCTCGTGCGCATCTGCGCCGAGACGCACCAGACGGTCTTCATGATCACCCACGACGTCGATGAAGCCATCCTGCTCGCCGACAAGATCCTGCTCATGACCAACGGCCCCGAAGCCCGCATCGCCGAGGTGGTCGTGAACACGCTGCCGCGCGAACGCACGCGCAACGATATCCATCACCACCCGCACTACTACCGCATCCGCAACCACCTCGTCGACTTCCTCGTCCATCGCTCCAAGCTGCTCCAGGAGGGAAGAGCCGAGGAAGCGGCCAACGAAGACCTGCCGCGCGTCGTGCGTCCCGGGCTCGAGGACGGCACCGTCCTCGGGGCAGGCGTCACGCCACTCAAGCAGGTCCGCTAA
- the ntrB gene encoding nitrate ABC transporter permease encodes MRERAKSWVLSLLLLAVLLFAWHLASLPKASATAGMDPEYAKMMGLDKPKSDGLPTLSQMGATVWKQLSNPFYDGGSNDKGIGIQLAYSLGRVGLGFLLAALIAIPLGFVIGLSPMVHRALDPFIQVLKPISPLAWMPLALYTIKDSATSSIFVIFICSIWPMLINTAHGVSSVRREWLNVARTLEAGTMRTCFEVILPAAAPVILTGARISMGIAWLVIVAAEMLVGNLGVGYFVWNEWNNLSLANVIFAILVIGVVGMILDLLFGALQRAVTFVE; translated from the coding sequence GTGCGCGAGCGCGCGAAGTCCTGGGTCCTGTCGCTGCTCCTGCTGGCGGTGCTGCTCTTCGCCTGGCACCTGGCGAGCCTTCCCAAGGCCAGCGCCACCGCGGGCATGGACCCCGAGTACGCGAAGATGATGGGGCTGGACAAGCCGAAGTCCGACGGCCTGCCGACGCTCTCGCAGATGGGTGCCACGGTGTGGAAGCAGCTCTCCAACCCGTTCTACGACGGCGGCTCCAATGACAAGGGCATCGGCATCCAGCTCGCGTACTCGCTCGGCCGCGTGGGCCTGGGCTTCCTGCTCGCGGCGTTGATCGCGATCCCGCTCGGCTTCGTGATCGGCCTCTCGCCGATGGTGCACCGCGCGCTCGACCCCTTCATCCAGGTGCTGAAGCCGATCTCGCCGCTGGCGTGGATGCCGCTCGCGCTCTACACCATCAAGGATTCGGCGACGTCGTCCATCTTCGTGATCTTCATCTGCTCCATCTGGCCGATGCTGATCAACACCGCGCACGGCGTCTCCAGCGTCCGCCGCGAATGGCTGAACGTCGCCCGCACGCTGGAAGCCGGCACGATGCGCACCTGCTTCGAGGTGATCCTCCCGGCCGCCGCTCCCGTGATCCTCACCGGGGCCCGCATCTCGATGGGCATCGCGTGGCTGGTGATCGTGGCCGCGGAGATGCTGGTAGGCAACCTCGGCGTCGGCTACTTCGTGTGGAACGAGTGGAACAACCTCTCGCTCGCCAACGTGATCTTCGCGATCCTGGTGATCGGCGTCGTCGGCATGATCCTCGACCTCCTCTTCGGTGCGCTGCAGCGCGCGGTCACCTTCGTCGAATGA
- a CDS encoding CmpA/NrtA family ABC transporter substrate-binding protein: protein MSLFKNPYDPNARLACTCGAHASQAAHEADAARLSERAIETAVLKALFPRDAERRRFLRAVGANTAMGAIASLFPLGALQAMAQEKGKLEKKDVKIGFIPITCATPLIMSLPLGFYEKQGLNVTLQKTAGWALIRDKVMNKEYDASHMLAPMPLAISLGVGSSALPMNVATIQNSNGQAITLAMKHKDKRDPKQWKGFKFAVPFEYSMHNFLLRYYLAEHGLDPDKDVQIRVVPPPEMVANLRADNLDGYLGPDPFNQRAVYDQIGFIHLLTKEIWDGHPCCSFGVRTEWVKENPNTFAAMYRAVLNAAAMAAGPENRTTIANAIAPANYLNQPVPVLEQVLTGKYADGLGNVKTVPNRIEFDPVPWNALGVWILTQMKRWGYVKGDVQYKSIVDQVYLMTDAKKRMKEEGIASPADMPKKIIVMGKPFDASKPEAYVQSFAIKKA, encoded by the coding sequence ATGAGCCTGTTCAAGAATCCCTACGATCCGAACGCTCGCCTCGCCTGCACCTGCGGCGCCCACGCGTCGCAAGCTGCGCACGAGGCCGATGCCGCACGGTTGTCCGAGCGCGCGATCGAGACTGCCGTCCTGAAGGCCCTCTTCCCGCGCGATGCCGAGCGCCGCCGCTTCCTGCGCGCCGTCGGCGCCAACACGGCGATGGGCGCGATCGCGAGCCTCTTCCCGCTGGGCGCGCTGCAGGCCATGGCGCAGGAGAAGGGCAAGCTCGAGAAGAAGGACGTGAAGATCGGCTTCATCCCGATCACGTGCGCCACGCCGCTCATCATGTCGCTGCCCCTGGGCTTCTACGAGAAGCAGGGCCTCAACGTCACGCTGCAGAAGACCGCCGGCTGGGCGCTGATCCGCGACAAGGTGATGAACAAGGAGTACGACGCTTCGCACATGCTGGCCCCGATGCCGCTCGCCATCTCGCTCGGCGTGGGCTCCAGCGCGCTGCCGATGAACGTGGCCACGATCCAGAACTCGAACGGCCAGGCGATCACGCTCGCCATGAAGCACAAGGACAAGCGCGACCCGAAGCAGTGGAAGGGCTTCAAGTTCGCCGTGCCCTTCGAGTACTCGATGCACAACTTCCTGCTGCGCTACTACCTTGCGGAGCACGGGCTCGACCCGGACAAGGACGTCCAGATCCGCGTCGTGCCGCCGCCCGAGATGGTGGCCAACCTGCGCGCCGACAATCTCGATGGCTACCTCGGCCCCGATCCGTTCAACCAGCGCGCCGTGTACGACCAGATCGGCTTCATCCACCTCCTCACGAAGGAGATCTGGGACGGCCACCCGTGCTGCTCCTTCGGCGTGCGCACCGAGTGGGTGAAGGAGAACCCGAACACCTTCGCGGCGATGTACCGGGCCGTGCTCAATGCCGCGGCCATGGCCGCCGGTCCCGAGAACCGCACGACCATCGCCAACGCCATCGCGCCCGCGAATTACCTGAACCAGCCCGTGCCGGTGCTGGAACAGGTGCTCACCGGCAAGTACGCCGACGGCCTGGGCAACGTGAAGACGGTCCCCAACCGCATCGAGTTCGACCCGGTGCCGTGGAACGCGCTCGGAGTGTGGATCCTCACGCAGATGAAGCGCTGGGGCTACGTGAAGGGCGACGTGCAGTACAAGAGCATCGTCGACCAGGTCTACCTCATGACGGACGCGAAGAAGCGCATGAAGGAGGAAGGCATCGCCTCTCCCGCCGACATGCCGAAGAAGATCATCGTGATGGGCAAGCCCTTCGACGCGTCGAAGCCGGAGGCGTACGTGCAAAGCTTCGCCATAAAGAAGGCCTGA
- a CDS encoding HAD hydrolase-like protein, translated as MKAVLFDLDGTLTDPREGITRSIAHALERMGREPPPLDDLCFAIGPPLRASLAKLLGEDRRETVEQALAHYRERFADVGLFENAPYDGIAELLTALQGSGTRLFVATSKPLVYADRIVRHFGFDAHFEAVHGCELDGTREDKRDLLAHLLATHAMQGGHDIAMVGDRGVDMSAAKLHGLRGLGALWGYGSRSELLDAGAHDLAESPEALRTKLVRAHLA; from the coding sequence ATGAAAGCCGTCCTCTTCGACCTGGACGGCACGCTCACCGATCCGCGCGAGGGCATCACGCGCAGCATCGCGCACGCGCTGGAACGCATGGGACGCGAGCCGCCACCACTGGACGACTTGTGCTTCGCGATCGGCCCGCCGCTGCGCGCATCGCTGGCAAAGCTGTTGGGCGAGGACCGGCGCGAGACGGTCGAGCAGGCGCTCGCGCATTACCGCGAGCGCTTCGCCGACGTCGGCCTGTTCGAGAACGCTCCGTACGACGGCATCGCCGAGCTGCTCACTGCGCTGCAGGGCTCCGGCACGCGGCTCTTCGTCGCGACCTCCAAGCCCCTCGTCTACGCCGACCGGATCGTGCGCCACTTCGGGTTCGACGCGCACTTCGAGGCCGTGCACGGCTGCGAGCTCGACGGCACGCGAGAGGACAAGCGCGACCTCCTCGCCCACCTGCTCGCGACGCATGCGATGCAGGGAGGACACGACATCGCCATGGTCGGCGACCGCGGCGTGGACATGTCGGCGGCGAAGCTCCACGGCCTGCGCGGCCTGGGTGCGCTGTGGGGATACGGCAGCCGCTCGGAGCTGCTCGATGCCGGAGCGCACGATCTCGCCGAATCCCCAGAGGCGCTCCGCACCAAACTGGTCCGCGCGCACCTCGCCTAG
- the bioD gene encoding dethiobiotin synthase, with product MRRGVFVTGTDTGVGKTVAACALVHALRARGMRVAPMKPVAAGASPIDGRLANEDSVALLRAAGWSDDALGDVTPILLTEPMAPHIAAQREGVRIERKTIFAAFERLASRGDFAVVEGVGGFRVPLAAGFDASDLAREMGLPVVLVVGMRLGCLNHALLTELAIAAEGLPLAGWIANTIDPAMPVLEENIATLRERLQAPLLGILPHQRAPDAERLSRHLDVSSLLP from the coding sequence ATGAGGCGCGGCGTCTTCGTCACCGGGACGGATACCGGCGTCGGCAAGACCGTCGCCGCCTGCGCGCTCGTCCACGCGCTCCGCGCTCGCGGCATGCGCGTCGCACCGATGAAACCGGTGGCCGCGGGCGCATCCCCGATCGACGGCCGCCTCGCCAACGAAGACAGCGTGGCCCTCCTGCGCGCGGCCGGCTGGAGCGATGACGCGCTCGGCGACGTGACGCCGATCCTGCTCACCGAGCCGATGGCCCCGCACATCGCCGCGCAACGCGAAGGCGTGCGCATCGAACGCAAGACGATCTTCGCCGCCTTCGAACGGCTCGCAAGTCGCGGCGACTTCGCGGTGGTCGAGGGCGTGGGCGGCTTCAGGGTTCCCCTCGCGGCAGGGTTCGACGCATCCGATCTCGCGCGCGAGATGGGGCTACCCGTCGTGCTCGTAGTCGGAATGCGCCTGGGTTGCCTCAACCACGCGCTCCTCACGGAGCTCGCCATCGCGGCCGAGGGCCTGCCACTCGCCGGCTGGATCGCGAACACGATCGACCCCGCCATGCCCGTGCTGGAGGAAAACATCGCGACACTGCGCGAGCGGCTGCAGGCTCCGCTGCTCGGCATCCTTCCGCACCAACGGGCGCCGGATGCCGAACGCCTGTCGCGCCACCTCGACGTGAGCTCGCTGCTGCCATGA
- the bioC gene encoding malonyl-ACP O-methyltransferase BioC, which yields MPDAPAPLEKRAIRRSFDRAARQYDESAVLQREVGDRLLEHLDPIRVGPSLVVDLGCGTGASFEGLGQRFPRAALVGVDLAPSMLDLASRRTSWWRRVMGGKPRLVCADAERLPFATGSAQLVFSNLALQWCRPELVFAEVSRVLEPGGLFLFSTFGPDTLKELRESFRAADAGPHVHTFIDMHDLGDALVHAGLSDPVMEMDIITVEYDTVEAVARDLKAIGAHNAAAHRSRGLAGRARWKRMAAHYETLRRGGALPATHEIIYGHAWKVPPRKLADGRQVIDFQRSPR from the coding sequence ATGCCTGACGCACCGGCGCCGCTCGAGAAGCGCGCCATCCGCCGTTCGTTCGACCGCGCGGCCCGGCAGTACGACGAGAGTGCGGTGCTGCAGCGCGAGGTCGGCGATCGCCTGCTCGAGCACCTCGACCCGATCCGCGTCGGACCCTCGCTCGTGGTCGACCTGGGTTGCGGCACCGGCGCCTCGTTCGAAGGCCTCGGCCAGCGCTTCCCGCGCGCGGCGCTCGTGGGCGTGGACCTCGCGCCCTCGATGCTGGATCTGGCCTCGCGCCGCACGTCGTGGTGGAGGCGCGTGATGGGTGGCAAGCCCCGGCTCGTCTGCGCCGATGCGGAGCGCCTGCCGTTCGCGACAGGCAGCGCCCAGCTCGTGTTCTCCAACCTCGCGCTGCAGTGGTGCCGCCCGGAGCTCGTCTTCGCGGAGGTCTCTCGCGTGCTGGAGCCCGGCGGGCTCTTCCTCTTCTCCACGTTCGGACCCGATACGCTGAAAGAGCTGCGCGAGTCGTTCCGCGCCGCCGACGCCGGACCGCATGTGCACACCTTCATCGACATGCACGACCTGGGCGACGCGCTGGTGCACGCCGGGCTGTCCGATCCCGTGATGGAGATGGACATCATCACCGTGGAGTACGACACCGTGGAGGCGGTCGCGCGCGACCTGAAGGCGATCGGCGCGCACAACGCCGCCGCGCATCGATCCCGCGGCCTCGCGGGGCGCGCGCGCTGGAAGCGGATGGCCGCGCACTACGAGACGCTGCGCCGCGGCGGCGCGCTGCCCGCCACGCACGAGATCATCTACGGCCACGCGTGGAAGGTGCCGCCGCGCAAGCTCGCGGACGGCCGCCAGGTGATCGACTTCCAGCGCTCGCCCCGATGA